In one window of Oligoflexia bacterium DNA:
- a CDS encoding DUF2628 domain-containing protein, whose translation MKFNPKDTSQWIDRETFALYCGQGSDKLMSFYDKAKENENSMTISANWGAILVLPFWLGFRRQWPIYFSLLGIFSALPFIEAYFSLSSIRTTGATLVLGIFCNGFLLNQANKDHLKLKAKNLSVEEIQSQLKNKAAKSWPLSLLAGFGMMVIIILMYMLAETMFGPIPD comes from the coding sequence ATGAAGTTTAACCCCAAAGATACCAGCCAATGGATAGATAGAGAAACCTTTGCCCTGTATTGTGGCCAAGGTTCAGATAAACTGATGTCATTTTATGATAAAGCCAAAGAAAATGAAAATAGCATGACTATCAGTGCCAATTGGGGCGCTATTTTAGTGCTTCCGTTTTGGTTGGGGTTTAGACGACAATGGCCTATTTACTTTTCTTTGTTGGGCATTTTTTCAGCCTTGCCGTTTATTGAAGCTTATTTTTCTTTATCGTCAATTAGGACAACAGGCGCAACCCTTGTTTTAGGAATATTTTGCAATGGTTTTTTACTCAATCAAGCCAACAAGGACCATCTAAAGTTAAAAGCAAAAAACTTAAGTGTAGAGGAAATACAAAGCCAGTTGAAAAACAAAGCAGCAAAATCTTGGCCATTATCTCTATTGGCTGGTTTTGGAATGATGGTTATCATTATCCTCATGTATATGCTAGCAGAGACTATGTTTGGACCTATTCCAGATTAA
- a CDS encoding DUF2391 family protein — protein MSKHQTEIKRINGYLKEVTTFFDATGKPISYVINPLMVELKPRDILQIFVGSLLVSFSLCFTEEVWNLSIQLKSEKVLSLLLVSVFVITGFIYYNFYRFRLKGHVIEFFKRIFATYIICLSSVICVLFLIDKLPLDQPLIALKRVIIIGFPSLFGAVISDQLK, from the coding sequence ATGTCCAAACATCAAACAGAAATAAAACGCATCAATGGTTATTTAAAAGAAGTCACCACTTTTTTTGATGCCACGGGCAAACCCATATCATATGTGATCAATCCATTGATGGTAGAGCTTAAACCTAGGGATATCTTGCAAATTTTTGTGGGTTCATTGTTGGTGTCGTTTTCACTTTGTTTTACTGAGGAAGTTTGGAATTTAAGCATTCAGTTAAAAAGCGAAAAAGTTTTAAGTTTATTGTTGGTCTCGGTTTTTGTGATTACCGGGTTTATTTACTACAATTTTTATCGTTTTCGCTTAAAAGGTCATGTGATAGAGTTTTTTAAACGGATCTTTGCCACCTATATTATTTGTTTAAGTTCAGTAATATGCGTTTTATTTTTAATTGATAAGCTGCCTTTGGATCAGCCTCTGATTGCTCTAAAAAGAGTGATTATCATTGGCTTCCCCAGTTTATTTGGGGCAGTGATTTCTGATCAATTAAAATAA
- a CDS encoding metallophosphoesterase encodes MLIGFLFLTLLSRLSLYRRIPKVLHSVHAYLAYCWLGMMFYLLCSFILIDLVFILPSFAADDANMSINNAYTKMILAIGLTSVVSLFSFWQAKRGPKIKTQNITLTKLPKNLSGFKIVQISDLHIGDIIQEAYIKNTVNLCNAQKPDLIVITGDLVDAPLEHVAHLAQGLKQLSAKHGVYFVTGNHEYYAGAQAWMDYLQSLNIQTLHNTSVKITEGEDSFNLIGIDDESGASFLPGHGPNLELAMQQCHQDKVNILLAHQPKSIRAAEKHAVDLQLSGHTHNGQIWPFQFLVALDQPYLKGLYQHGQTQIYVNPGTGFWGPPMRFYGRSEITSIQLLAKNMPK; translated from the coding sequence GTGTTGATCGGTTTTTTATTTTTAACTTTATTAAGTAGACTTAGCCTGTACCGGCGTATTCCCAAAGTATTGCATAGTGTGCATGCCTATCTGGCCTATTGTTGGCTGGGGATGATGTTTTATTTATTGTGCAGTTTCATTCTGATTGATCTTGTTTTTATTCTGCCGTCGTTTGCGGCAGACGATGCAAACATGAGTATCAACAATGCTTATACTAAAATGATTTTGGCAATTGGTTTAACCAGTGTGGTGAGTCTTTTTTCTTTTTGGCAGGCTAAGCGAGGGCCTAAAATAAAAACACAAAATATCACGCTGACAAAATTACCCAAAAATTTATCAGGTTTTAAAATTGTGCAAATTTCAGACTTGCATATTGGAGACATCATTCAAGAGGCGTATATAAAAAACACGGTTAATCTATGCAATGCCCAGAAGCCAGACCTCATTGTGATTACTGGAGATTTGGTTGATGCACCGCTTGAGCATGTGGCGCATTTAGCACAAGGACTAAAACAACTGTCAGCCAAGCATGGAGTTTATTTTGTTACCGGTAATCATGAATACTATGCGGGAGCGCAAGCTTGGATGGACTATTTACAAAGCTTAAACATACAAACGTTGCACAACACATCAGTGAAAATTACTGAGGGTGAAGATAGCTTTAACTTGATAGGTATAGATGATGAATCAGGGGCTAGTTTTTTACCAGGCCATGGCCCCAACCTTGAACTAGCCATGCAGCAGTGTCATCAAGACAAAGTTAATATTTTACTGGCGCATCAACCCAAGTCAATCAGAGCAGCAGAAAAGCATGCAGTAGATTTACAGTTATCAGGCCATACCCATAATGGACAAATTTGGCCCTTTCAGTTTTTGGTGGCTTTGGATCAACCGTATCTTAAAGGCTTGTATCAACATGGCCAAACCCAAATTTATGTTAATCCGGGTACAGGTTTTTGGGGGCCACCCATGCGTTTTTATGGGCGATCAGAAATAACCAGCATTCAACTTTTAGCCAAAAACATGCCTAAGTGA
- a CDS encoding MFS transporter, with protein MSKLSHLLYTQRFLPLFITQFFGAFNDNAFKNAFLIWFTYDMASKSSMDPATLVSVAAGLFILPFFLFSATAGQIADKYERSKLTQIIKLVEIVLMLACAVCFYMQSVLGLLILLFFMGLQSTFFGPIKYSLLPEHLHKNELLAGNGLIEIGTFLAILLGTLFGGLVVRTHQGLFWISVFVVLFACMGWLASRNIPKAPIGDVNLTINKNIFKATWSIMAYAKHERTVWLSVLGVSWFWFIGSVVLTQFPTYAKDVIGGNEHTVTLFLTLFSIGIGLGSAWCNKLLKGKINGKLVPYGSIGLTVAILAFVGSSFLYTVQRMHYLEHVLLYQDKILNVQEFFAVGLSSWAIVLSLLSLAICAGLYIVPLYAIMQDRTEEKYMARVIAANNVINALFMVMASVLMLVLFAMKITLLQLFLILALANIPVYFIIRGVVQRRLKHA; from the coding sequence ATGAGCAAACTTAGTCATCTTTTGTATACCCAGCGTTTTTTACCTTTGTTTATCACGCAATTTTTTGGGGCGTTTAATGACAATGCTTTTAAAAACGCATTTTTAATTTGGTTCACCTATGACATGGCCAGCAAAAGCAGCATGGATCCAGCAACCTTGGTCAGTGTGGCGGCGGGCTTGTTTATTCTGCCCTTCTTTTTGTTTTCTGCTACCGCCGGACAAATTGCAGATAAGTATGAAAGGAGCAAGCTCACACAAATTATTAAATTGGTTGAGATTGTTCTGATGCTAGCCTGTGCAGTTTGTTTTTATATGCAAAGTGTTTTGGGCTTGTTGATCCTTTTGTTTTTTATGGGTTTGCAATCCACCTTTTTTGGCCCCATCAAATACAGTTTATTGCCAGAGCATTTACACAAAAATGAATTGTTGGCTGGCAATGGTTTGATTGAAATTGGAACTTTTTTGGCCATTTTGTTGGGTACTTTGTTTGGGGGGCTGGTGGTAAGAACCCATCAGGGTTTATTCTGGATTTCAGTTTTTGTAGTTTTGTTTGCTTGCATGGGTTGGCTTGCCAGTAGAAACATTCCCAAAGCCCCTATTGGAGATGTAAACTTGACGATCAACAAAAATATTTTTAAAGCCACCTGGTCTATTATGGCCTATGCCAAACATGAACGCACGGTATGGTTATCGGTTTTAGGTGTATCTTGGTTTTGGTTTATTGGCTCTGTGGTCTTAACGCAATTTCCAACCTATGCCAAAGATGTTATTGGCGGTAATGAACATACAGTGACTTTGTTTTTAACCTTGTTTTCAATTGGGATTGGTCTAGGTTCTGCTTGGTGCAACAAGTTATTAAAAGGTAAAATCAATGGTAAGTTGGTGCCCTATGGTTCAATTGGGTTAACAGTGGCCATTCTTGCTTTTGTAGGCAGCTCATTTTTATATACAGTACAGAGAATGCATTACTTAGAGCATGTTCTGTTGTATCAAGATAAAATACTCAATGTTCAGGAATTTTTTGCAGTGGGCTTAAGCAGTTGGGCCATTGTTTTAAGTTTGCTCAGTCTTGCCATTTGTGCTGGCCTGTACATTGTTCCTTTGTATGCCATCATGCAGGATAGAACAGAAGAAAAATACATGGCCAGGGTCATTGCCGCCAACAACGTGATTAATGCCTTGTTTATGGTGATGGCCAGTGTCTTGATGTTGGTTTTATTTGCGATGAAGATAACTTTGTTACAATTGTTTTTAATATTGGCTTTGGCCAACATTCCAGTTTACTTTATTATTAGAGGGGTTGTCCAAAGGAGACTTAAACATGCTTAA
- a CDS encoding TetR/AcrR family transcriptional regulator: MARRSDHTREELSQLAIQIGHEMMALKGYREFSIRQVAKNMGYTVGTIYNLFGSYNQFVLRVNAMTLDKLYHFVSETKATDFPPATAYPGRNQKNIKELAKAYIDFAHKNFHAWTALFEFNLPQGEVLPNYYQAKIHKLFDLVEQSLVDHTLDQEHAQSMAKVIWASIHGICQLGLTGKLEAVGAESIGQMTDLLINQVLVGLKMLNKKEEY; the protein is encoded by the coding sequence ATGGCAAGAAGAAGTGATCATACTAGAGAAGAACTAAGCCAGTTGGCCATTCAGATCGGCCATGAAATGATGGCCTTAAAAGGTTATCGTGAGTTTAGCATTAGACAAGTGGCAAAAAACATGGGTTATACCGTGGGCACCATCTACAATTTATTTGGCTCTTACAATCAGTTTGTTTTGCGCGTTAATGCCATGACACTGGATAAATTATATCACTTTGTTAGTGAAACAAAAGCAACAGACTTCCCTCCAGCTACGGCCTACCCTGGGAGAAACCAAAAAAACATTAAGGAACTGGCGAAAGCTTACATCGACTTTGCGCATAAAAATTTTCATGCTTGGACAGCTTTATTTGAATTTAACTTACCGCAAGGCGAAGTCCTACCAAACTATTATCAAGCTAAAATTCATAAACTGTTTGATTTGGTGGAACAGTCACTTGTTGATCATACTTTGGATCAAGAGCATGCACAAAGTATGGCTAAAGTCATTTGGGCCAGCATTCATGGCATTTGTCAATTGGGGCTTACCGGTAAACTTGAAGCTGTTGGAGCGGAGTCTATTGGTCAAATGACGGATTTACTCATCAACCAAGTTTTGGTGGGACTTAAAATGTTGAATAAAAAAGAGGAGTACTAA
- a CDS encoding DUF2339 domain-containing protein, protein MFYLIGIGILVFVFVSGIILPWRNKARIDELLQEVNALRHALWEKMAQLEALSRNTKSAAKHSEQKINQEPEIGQKTDTAPKSMPPLESLTPVSKTSAPQQANKSMASVSKTASATELLQLKPEAINIDHEQNNNDSFINNLATQLPVWLGAMALVLAGFFLVKYSIENNLMGPKVRIILGALMAFAFLISGHLISKRPKFANGQRISQALLGVGIAVAYLDLFAGYRLYDLIPNAMAFFAMAGVTALAVFLSLRHGMPIAILGLVGGFLTPILIESNNPSAPALFAYLFFVFSGLMYVIKQKNWWGLAIPTSLITFLWTLFWILNYFSASDAPWVSLFLIAVCISTILHSKSAYQEALNKKNEYWPLIPVLNYTTLGLTLLLMATIISTSNYTCFEWGFFAMISAATLVLARLKETLYGKAPWISLSLSAVLLVLWSNPPLPSFAIILIGFTLLFGLSAVLFLNQQRQTLLWGLLHVISNVVFFLIAYFSLHVRLADQLIPSFWGFVSVLLALSHAFVFLYIKQDQFKHPFKAQLLALYAVGFSTFLCMAFLIELEQSFASVAVSIQLAVSAWFYQKHSIKALRSVGIGLSAVFIVLIFPQILMLLQIAAFALVDAQLKLSSNIPMVQWPLLQLGLPATAFLCAAYFIRQNNEDGPDVHCLEYISIGLLTLMTYYGMRHVFHTDSTVLFEKASFFERGIMHNIIALGSLLCFYLGRSYKRMSFSKAGLLLAGIACFRIFYFDALIHNPLWTHATITGYLIFNTLLLPFALPIVWAYFIGKELKALNLNPWKKFTEVLMFILAFIFISLNVRFAFHGHLLNANQSSGAEIYTYSAVWLLFAIGLLIMSTVKKSQALYKASYAMLSLVVAKVFLYDASALSGLYRVVSLLGLGLSLIGISWFYSRFQIKRE, encoded by the coding sequence ATGTTCTATTTGATTGGCATTGGGATTTTAGTGTTTGTGTTTGTTTCAGGGATTATTTTACCCTGGAGAAACAAAGCCAGAATTGATGAATTGCTGCAAGAAGTGAATGCTTTGCGGCATGCGCTGTGGGAAAAAATGGCTCAACTGGAAGCTTTGAGCAGAAATACAAAAAGTGCCGCTAAACATTCTGAGCAAAAAATCAATCAAGAGCCAGAAATAGGGCAGAAAACGGATACCGCTCCTAAATCCATGCCGCCGCTTGAATCCTTAACTCCAGTCAGCAAAACATCCGCACCGCAACAAGCCAATAAAAGCATGGCCTCTGTCAGCAAAACGGCGTCGGCAACCGAGCTTTTGCAACTCAAACCTGAAGCCATAAACATAGATCATGAACAAAACAACAATGACTCTTTTATCAATAACCTTGCCACCCAACTACCGGTATGGTTGGGAGCCATGGCCTTGGTCTTGGCTGGGTTTTTCTTGGTCAAATACTCTATTGAAAACAACTTAATGGGACCCAAAGTGCGGATTATTTTAGGTGCTTTAATGGCCTTTGCCTTTTTAATCAGTGGGCATCTAATCAGTAAGCGCCCCAAATTTGCCAATGGTCAACGTATCTCGCAAGCACTTTTGGGCGTTGGTATTGCTGTTGCTTACTTAGACCTTTTTGCGGGGTATCGTTTGTATGACCTCATCCCCAATGCTATGGCCTTTTTTGCTATGGCAGGCGTCACCGCTTTGGCGGTCTTTTTATCGTTAAGACATGGTATGCCTATTGCCATTTTAGGTTTGGTTGGCGGGTTTTTAACCCCAATCTTAATTGAGTCTAACAATCCTTCTGCTCCCGCTTTGTTTGCCTATTTGTTCTTTGTTTTTTCAGGGCTCATGTATGTCATCAAACAAAAAAATTGGTGGGGCTTGGCCATACCAACCAGCCTCATAACCTTTTTATGGACTTTGTTTTGGATTCTTAACTATTTCAGCGCTAGTGATGCGCCATGGGTCAGTTTATTTTTAATAGCTGTATGTATCAGTACAATACTTCATTCTAAATCAGCTTATCAAGAAGCACTGAACAAAAAAAATGAGTATTGGCCCTTGATTCCTGTACTTAATTACACAACTCTTGGCTTAACTTTACTGTTAATGGCTACCATCATCAGTACATCCAATTACACTTGCTTTGAATGGGGGTTTTTTGCCATGATCAGTGCTGCTACACTTGTTTTAGCACGGCTCAAAGAAACATTGTATGGTAAAGCACCTTGGATCAGTTTAAGCTTAAGTGCTGTGCTCTTGGTTTTATGGTCAAATCCTCCTTTACCAAGCTTTGCTATCATCCTAATTGGTTTTACTTTATTGTTTGGTCTAAGCGCCGTGTTATTTTTAAACCAGCAACGACAAACTTTATTGTGGGGTTTATTGCATGTCATCAGTAATGTTGTCTTTTTCTTGATTGCTTATTTTAGTCTGCATGTACGCTTGGCGGATCAGCTTATTCCATCTTTTTGGGGTTTTGTTTCTGTGTTGCTTGCACTTAGTCATGCCTTTGTATTTTTATACATCAAGCAGGATCAGTTTAAACATCCTTTTAAAGCTCAATTACTCGCCTTGTATGCTGTTGGTTTTTCAACTTTTCTATGTATGGCTTTTTTAATAGAACTGGAACAAAGTTTTGCCTCAGTTGCGGTTTCCATTCAATTGGCTGTCAGCGCTTGGTTTTATCAAAAACATAGCATCAAAGCCTTGCGCTCTGTTGGCATAGGTTTAAGCGCTGTGTTTATTGTACTTATTTTTCCACAAATTTTAATGCTTTTACAAATTGCAGCTTTTGCCTTGGTCGATGCTCAACTTAAACTCAGTAGCAACATTCCTATGGTGCAATGGCCGTTGTTGCAATTAGGTTTACCAGCCACCGCCTTTTTATGTGCAGCGTACTTCATCCGGCAAAACAATGAAGATGGTCCTGATGTTCATTGTTTAGAGTACATCAGTATTGGCCTCTTAACCTTGATGACTTACTATGGCATGCGGCATGTGTTTCACACTGACAGCACTGTTTTGTTTGAAAAAGCCTCTTTCTTTGAACGGGGTATCATGCATAATATTATTGCTTTAGGTAGTCTCTTGTGTTTTTACTTGGGTCGTTCATATAAACGCATGAGCTTTTCTAAGGCAGGCTTGTTGCTTGCAGGTATTGCCTGTTTTAGAATTTTTTATTTTGATGCTTTGATTCATAATCCATTGTGGACGCATGCGACCATTACTGGTTACCTTATCTTTAATACTTTATTGTTACCTTTTGCTCTGCCTATTGTTTGGGCTTATTTTATTGGTAAAGAACTCAAAGCCTTAAACTTAAACCCTTGGAAAAAGTTTACCGAGGTCTTGATGTTTATTCTTGCCTTTATCTTCATCAGTCTTAATGTTCGCTTTGCTTTTCATGGACACTTGCTCAATGCAAATCAAAGCAGCGGGGCAGAAATTTACACTTACTCTGCTGTTTGGTTGTTGTTTGCCATAGGTTTATTGATCATGAGTACTGTTAAAAAAAGTCAGGCTTTGTACAAAGCCAGTTATGCCATGCTCAGTTTGGTTGTAGCCAAAGTCTTTTTGTATGATGCTTCTGCTTTAAGCGGTTTATATCGAGTAGTATCTTTGTTGGGCCTTGGTTTAAGTTTAATTGGTATCAGCTGGTTTTACAGCCGCTTTCAAATCAAACGTGAATAG